The window CCTTGGACAGCGTTACCATTTCTTCTGCAGATAAATCAGATGCGTCCTGCATTTTTATTTCAATTTTTTTAAATTTATCAAGTAAATTATTAGAATAATCAGATAGATCCATAAATCAAAGAAAAAAAACGAACAAAATAATAACCTTCTAAGAGAATTTTAATATATATGTCATTATATGTATATACATTTTACATATTTTCAGTAGAACGTAGGACAAAAAACGTTTTTATATAGATTCTAAAAAGTTTCGGTATCTCTTATGGTTGATAATAATTGTTATAATTTTAATGACAATTTAAGCATTTTGGAGTCTAATTTTAGAGATAATTTAACACAAAAATTACTAAGTGTTAAAAGTACTTTACTCAAACTTAATTTAGATTTCTCCATTGACAATATATCGGCGCTCAACAATAAAAAAATAGAATGCATTGTTAGAGCATGTATGATGAATAATTTTACATTTGTCGGACAAAAATTATTGCAAGATATTACTGAATCTAAATTAACTGATTATATACTCGTTGGTGCTATGGTAAATGAGGGTTTTCTTTTGAGAGATACAAAAAAACTATCTTTCATTTTTGGATGATCATCAGGCTAGTTATATACTCAGAAAATGGCTTGATTTAGATTATTGCTCATGTTAGATTACTACGGGTTTGGAGTATTTATGATTGTCAGTGCCTAGAACCGTGATAATATTTTTGGGATTGGTCCCTGCTTGATCCCTGGATAATTCTATACAAGCAACACTCTATCCCACCTTGAACTTTTTGTTCAGGATCATTTGATGGTTATGAGTATTTTGAACCCCCTTGTTTTATAGTATATCAGGCTTATGAATGGTGTGAATAAGAAGGTCGTAGTTGTTTTCGGTGGAAGTGGATTTGTTGGAAGATATCTTGTGGAAATGCTTGTATCTGCTGGATATGTAGTTAAAATTTGTTCTCGTAATCCAGATCTACTCTCTGAACTATCAGTATCCGCAATCCCTGGACAAATCTTGTTTTTAAAATATAATCCTGAAAATATTGCTTCAATTGCTGCTTGTATAGGTGTCGGTGAAATAGTCGTTAATCTTGTAGGAGCTTCATATTCTTGTACATTATCTGAATCTAGAGCAATTAATGTGGATATAGCCGCAAATATTGCTCATGCAGCTTTAGAAAAAGAGGCGTCTCATATGTTGCATTTTTCCACGTTAATGGAAGATGCTAGCAAGAAGAATTATTATGTAAAGACAAAGTTAGAATCAGAAGATATTTTAAATGGAATAATAAGTAATTTGACGATAATTAAGTCAAGTTTTATCTATGGAAAGCGTGATCATTTTATTACCTATTTTTCAAGATTTATTAACTCTTTTTATCTATTGCCTTGGATAGGTGCAGGAAAAGCTAAGATACAACCAATTCATGTTACCGATGTTGTAACCTCGGTAATAAAGATTATCGATTCTAAAATGTATGGAACTTTTCAGCTTGCAGGTCCTGTTGTTTATTCTTTAAAAGACATTCTAGATTTTGTTATAGAATATAGTAGGCCTAAAAGAAATAGATTTGTTATCAGATTACCATCTTTTCTTTGTACTATTGTCGCTTATCCTTTAGAGCTAAAGGTTAGTCGCTTATTATCTAAATTTTTTCTAGGAAATTTTGAACCCATTATTACTAGACAGCACATTGCTATCTTTAAACAAAGTAATATTATTTCTACTTCTAATTTAATCAAAAATTTGGCTATAAAAACCAAGATATTTGACAATACAGCTAAGGACGTTCTAAACGGCTAGAATAATTTGCTTATTTAAGAATGTTATTATCATCTATATATTTTCTTATCATCTGTAGATCTTTCCACGCTATTACTTTTTGCTTCGGTTGTCTAAGCAAATACGAAGGATGAAATATAGCAGTAGTGGGGATTTCCTTTCTTGATATAGGATCAATATAAATAAAGAAATCTCCTCTCATTCTTGAAATTGAATTATTTGTTTTAATCAATGCATTTAATGCGGTTCCGCCAACTAATATTATTAATTTGGGATTGAACAGATTAATATGTTTTTCAACGATAGGTAAACAAGCATTGGATTCTTCTTCGGTTGGCCTTCTATTATTTGGAGGGCGCCAAAATATAGTATTTGTTATGTATATATCTTCTGCTCTGTAAAGATCTATTGATGCAAACATTTTATCTAATAATTTACCACTGGCTCCACAAAACGGAATACCTTGATCATCTTCACTTGCACCAGGAGCTTCTCCGATCACCATAATATTGGCATCTATATTCCCATCAGAAAAAACAGTATTTTTAGCTTCTTTCGCTATATTACATATACTGAGTTTATTGTTACATAAATGCTCTTTTAGATCATCTATACTATCTATGTTATTTAGGGCGTAGGAATTACTTTCAATTTCTTTTGAATTTAATGATACATTATTTTTTTGGGATGAAATTTCCTTCTTTTGGGTTGGAATTTTTAAATTTTTGAGCTTTTTTGTAGGAATCATAAGAGAAAAATCATTGCCAGTTTCTACATATATCTCCAACAGAACGTGTAGCATCAAAAAATCATTTTTCATACCAATGAAGTAAAGTTGAAAAGAATATACTTATAGTATAATTCACAAAACAGAAGCACGCTACTGTTACTCTTTTGATACCTTTATTTTATTTACTTTTTTTAGTGGCAGTAGATTTTTTTTTAGCAGGCTTAGGAGCATCTGTTTTATCTTTTGCTTCTATACCATTAGTTGTACTTTCTTCTTCAGCACTACGATGTTGTATTTCTAGATCTTTTTCCATTGCTGGCTTAACGCATCCAAGCCAGCAC is drawn from Anaplasmataceae bacterium AB001_6 and contains these coding sequences:
- a CDS encoding NAD-dependent epimerase/dehydratase family protein encodes the protein MNGVNKKVVVVFGGSGFVGRYLVEMLVSAGYVVKICSRNPDLLSELSVSAIPGQILFLKYNPENIASIAACIGVGEIVVNLVGASYSCTLSESRAINVDIAANIAHAALEKEASHMLHFSTLMEDASKKNYYVKTKLESEDILNGIISNLTIIKSSFIYGKRDHFITYFSRFINSFYLLPWIGAGKAKIQPIHVTDVVTSVIKIIDSKMYGTFQLAGPVVYSLKDILDFVIEYSRPKRNRFVIRLPSFLCTIVAYPLELKVSRLLSKFFLGNFEPIITRQHIAIFKQSNIISTSNLIKNLAIKTKIFDNTAKDVLNG
- a CDS encoding uracil-DNA glycosylase: MIPTKKLKNLKIPTQKKEISSQKNNVSLNSKEIESNSYALNNIDSIDDLKEHLCNNKLSICNIAKEAKNTVFSDGNIDANIMVIGEAPGASEDDQGIPFCGASGKLLDKMFASIDLYRAEDIYITNTIFWRPPNNRRPTEEESNACLPIVEKHINLFNPKLIILVGGTALNALIKTNNSISRMRGDFFIYIDPISRKEIPTTAIFHPSYLLRQPKQKVIAWKDLQMIRKYIDDNNILK